The following coding sequences lie in one Aspergillus puulaauensis MK2 DNA, chromosome 3, nearly complete sequence genomic window:
- a CDS encoding uncharacterized protein (COG:S;~EggNog:ENOG410PS66;~SECRETED:SignalP(1-21)) yields MATKLPFLVHDVWYIIIAILAEAPVPDDRTEEEPTDWTWRVESLSSLLPGLHDLISISSASKQLRDLLAPRIFKTLYLYNTAQSARALQAIAQGKHAACVKELHYIGITDEGSSPQNVYPPELNAVLSNLARFPALHHLSIDFPTYRGERDIFEEYFMEFPEFISRQEQKNAWYRLMTASLNAIVSNYAGETQQQLPSFAMHHLNILSVRTFSTAACRDFLSQLKCFSLSTKLRDSDTACCIKTMEGYIIFTEYLGPRLMEKLTSVEEFTFNPSRHLALGALKKYPGHLDNIEDKYFAYQFDMGLANASMANLRKLTLRNINVCLEMRDFMIRHLDTLEYVELHECYANNESFVSEENERDDSAAENDPERIIWHTLFTQLTQELSRRKARSLPIRLREFKVSFDKPELAMHDFYRPWVEPGLLARAEAKAKTDPGAKVFFYSCLVPDYGYPVDGMTTTLVHFLRGRDEACFRDLQAAIEDGVC; encoded by the exons ATGGCTACTAAACTACCGTTTCTCGTTCATGATGTATGGTATATCATAATTGCCATCCTTGCTGAAGCCCCTGTACCGGACGATAGAACCGAAGAAGAACCCACAGATTGGACCTGGAGGGTCGAGTCGCTTTCCTCACTACTCCCTGGTCTACACGACTTGATCAGTATAAGCAGTGCTTCCAAGCAGCTGAGGGATTTGCTAGCACCGCGGATCTTCAAGACCCTCTATCTATACAACACAGCCCAGAGTGCCCGAGCTTTACAAGCCATTGCGCAGGGCAAACATGCAGCCTGTGTCAAAGAATTGCACTACATTGGCATCACTGACGAGG GAAGCTCGCCACAGAATGTATACCCGCCAGAGCTCAACGCCGTCCTGTCAAATCTCGCACGCTTTCCTGCTCTTCACCACCTCAGCATCGACTTCCCAACCTATCGCGGGGAACGCGATATATTCGAGGAGTACTTCATGGAATTTCCGGAGTTTATTTCTCGCCAGGAGCAGAAAAACGCTTGGTATCGACTAATGACGGCCAGTCTCAACGCCATCGTATCCAACTACGCCGGCgaaacacaacaacaactgcCTTCATTCGCAATGCATcatctcaatatcctcaGCGTGAGAACATTTTCCACAGCTGCCTGTCGGGACTTCCTCTCGCAGCTCAAGTGCTTTTCGCTGTCGACGAAGCTGCGAGACAGTGATACAGCCTGTTGCATCAAAACCATGGAAGGCTATATCATATTCACGGAGTACCTAGGACCAAGATTAATGGAGAAACTCACTTCCGTGGAGGAATTCACCTTCAACCCCTCACGCCATCTCGCACTCGGCGCGCTGAAGAAGTATCCAGGACACCTTGATAACATTGAAGACAAGTACTTCGCATACCAGTTCGACATGGGGCTCGCCAACGCCAGCATGGCGAATCTGCGGAAACTGACACTCCGAAATATCAATGTTTGTTTAGAGATGCGGGACTTCATGATACGACATCTGGACACACTTGAATACGTGGAGCTGCATGAGTGTTATGCAAACAATGAATCGTTCGTGTCAGAGGAGAATGAAAGAGACGATTCAGCAGCGGAGAATGACCCGGAACGCATTATCTGGCATACGCTCTTTACGCAGCTTACGCAGGAACTCTCCCGCAGAAAGGCGCGGTCATTACCTATCCGGTTGAGAGAGTTCAAGGTGTCATTTGATAAGCCAGAGCTGGCAATGCATGACTTTTATCGACCCTGGGTTGAGCCTGGTCTTCTTGCGCGGGCAGAGGCAAAGGCAAAGACTGATCCTGGGGCGAAGGTGTTTTTCTACTCTTGTCTGGTACCGGACTATGGATATCCAGTGGAtgggatgacgacgacattgGTGCATTTCCTGCGAGGGCGTGATGAGGCGTGCTTTCGTGATCTCCAGGCTGCGATTGAGGATGGTGTATGTTAG
- a CDS encoding uncharacterized protein (COG:E;~EggNog:ENOG410PUKA;~InterPro:IPR006076,IPR036188;~PFAM:PF01266;~go_function: GO:0016491 - oxidoreductase activity [Evidence IEA];~go_process: GO:0055114 - oxidation-reduction process [Evidence IEA]) produces MDYDIAVIGLGALGSGAAYHSAAKGAKVLGLEQFEFGHVRGASHDTSRIVRTSYGAPEYVKLAQSSYRDWAELEQRTGQKWLHINGGIIVFPKDSPNKARDWTESLDANAQPYELLTAAEVKARWPQFTLPEGAETVYTADMGLVHASKSVAAMQYAARALGAVLKENTRVDRVVPQAGGGAIVETSRGRYSVRKVIITADAWANKLLAPLGAGIPLDVMQEQVTYFKPQNPEEYDGEKFPVWAYAGEHFFYGFPAFGEPTIKAGRDVSYNRMDADERSFVHSEDLLKELEGLMGSFIPGKGQTLRTVTCQYAITPERQFIISPLEKHRDVLVGLGGGHAFKFAPTFGRVLAELAIDGKTTDDISKFGIPKAPDSKL; encoded by the coding sequence ATGGACTACGACATCGCCgtcatcggcctcggcgCCCTAGGCAGCGGCGCCGCATACCACTCCGCCGCCAAAGGCGCCAAAGTGCTGGGGCTCGAACAGTTCGAATTCGGACACGTCCGGGGCGCATCCCACGATACATCGCGGATCGTACGCACCTCCTACGGCGCCCCCGAGTACGTCAAGCTCGCGCAATCGTCCTACCGGGACTGGGCGGAGCTCGAACAGCGAACGGGTCAGAAATGGCTACACATCAACGGCGGGATTATCGTCTTCCCCAAGGACTCGCCTAATAAGGCGCGCGACTGGACGGAGAGTCTTGATGCGAATGCGCAGCCGTATGAATTGCTTACTGCCGCTGAAGTCAAGGCGAGATGGCCGCAGTTTACCCTCCCTGAGGGCGCGGAGACGGTGTATACGGCTGATATGGGACTCGTGCATGCAAGCAAGTCTGTTGCGGCGATGCAGTATGCTGCGCGGGCGTTGGGGGCTGTTTTGAAAGAGAACACGCGTGTTGACCGTGTTGTGCCTCAAGCCGGGGGTGGGGCTATAGTTGAAACGTCGCGTGGTCGATATTCGGTGCGAAAGGTGATTATCACTGCGGATGCGTGGGCAAATAAGCTGCTTGCACCTTTGGGCGCTGGGATCCCGCTTGATGTGATGCAGGAGCAGGTTACGTACTTCAAGCCGCAGAACCCCGAGGAGTACGACGGGGAGAAGTTCCCTGTGTGGGCGTACGCCGGGGAGCACTTCTTCTACGGGTTTCCGGCGTTCGGGGAGCCGACTATCAAGGCTGGGCGGGATGTCTCGTATAACCGGATGGACGCTGATGAGCGGTCGTTTGTGCACTCGGAGGACTTGctgaaggagcttgaggggTTGATGGGGAGTTTTATACCTGGTAAAGGCCAGACGCTGAGGACGGTTACGTGCCAGTATGCGATTACGCCGGAGAGGCAGTTCATCATCAGTCCCCTGGAGAAGCATCGCGATGTGCTTGTTGGTCTGGGTGGTGGACACGCCTTCAAGTTTGCGCCGACGTTTGGGCGAGTGctggcggagctggcgaTTGATGGGAAGACCACCGATGACATCTCCAAGTTTGGCATTCCCAAGGCTCCAGACAGCAAGTTGTAG
- a CDS encoding M20 family metallopeptidase (COG:E;~EggNog:ENOG410PH1I;~InterPro:IPR036264,IPR002933,IPR011650;~MEROPS:MER0238460;~PFAM:PF07687,PF01546;~go_function: GO:0016787 - hydrolase activity [Evidence IEA]) has protein sequence MSLNKPVITLHRDICSIESISGNEAEVAHFLVKYLESKGFEVEKQYLSSHPDPERFNVLAYLKGSRNTRVCLTSHIDVVPPYWPYTLKNNNTEIHGRGTVDAKACVAAMIIAAEELQAEKLLSPGDISLLFVIGEEVDGDGMLKANELGINWESVIFGEPTEGKLPKGHKGVLSVNIKATGKAAHSGYPELGDSATEKLLAGLEAIRHKLELPRSELLGETTMNIGRIDAGVAANVIPFHAEAQVLFRVASGTVEELQKKIQDTLHSTGYEFELAYKGNAAGPVTLDCDVPGFETMVVSYGTDVPGLKGNHKRYLWGPGTIHVAHTEAESLKVSELVDAVDAYRKLTLHALGK, from the exons ATGTCTTTAAACAAACCAGTGATAACCCTCCACCGGGACATCTGCTCCATCGAGTCCATATCCGGCAATGAAGCAGAAGTCGCACACTTTCTCGTCAAGTACCTCGAGAGCAAGGGCTTCGAGGTCGAAAAGCAGTACCTCTCGTCCCATCCAGACCCAGAGCGATTCAATGTCCTGGCCTATCTCAAAGGCAGCCGCAACACCAGAGTCTGTCTGACGAGCCATATCGATGTG GTCCCCCCATACTGGCCCTACACGCTCAAAAACAATAACACGGAGATCCACGGCCGGGGCACAGTCGACGCGAAAGCCTGTGTCGCGGCAATGATCATCGCAGCTGAAGAGCTTCAGGCCGAGAAGCTTCTCTCACCAGGCGACATATCCCTCCTATTCGTCatcggcgaggaggtcgacggcgacgggaTGCTCAAGGCGAACGAGCTCGGTATCAACTGGGAGAGTGTAATCTTCGGCGAGCCGACGGAGGGGAAACTACCGAAGGGACACAAGGGGGTTCTCTCGGTCAATATCAAAGCGACAGGGAAGGCCGCGCACTCTGGATACCCAGAGCTCGGGGATTCAGCGACGGAGAAGCTTCTCGCTGGGCTTGAGGCGATTAGACATAAACTGGAGTTGCCGCGGTCAGAATTGCTAGgggagacgacgatgaaTATAGGGCGGATTGACGCTGGGGTTGCGGCGAATGTGATCCCCTTCCACGCCGAAGCGCAGGTATTGTTCCGGGTTGCGAGTGGTACTGTTGAGGAattgcagaagaagatacAAGATACCTTGCACAGCACTGGGTACGAGTTTGAGCTTGCGTATAAGGGCAACGCGGCTGGGCCGGTGACGCTGGACTGCGATGTTCCGGGGTTCGAGACGATGGTTGTTAGCTATGGCACGGATGTTCCGGGGCTCAAGGGTAATCATAAACGGTATCTCTGGGGTCCTGGGACGATCCATGTTGCGCATACTGAGGCGGAGTCTCTCAAGGTGTCGGAGTTGGTGGATGCGGTGGATGCGTATCGCAAATTGACGCTGCATGCCCTGGGGAAATGA
- a CDS encoding SMP-30/gluconolactonase/LRE family protein (COG:P,T;~EggNog:ENOG410PJ7W;~InterPro:IPR011042,IPR005511,IPR013658;~PFAM:PF08450), producing the protein MAGVKSIDGGAKWYTCRERMVLGEAPIFRASDSTLHWVDPLSEPARLYILQVDESGSPVGEARVLDLEDSVTVVCFRKDKPGYIAAYYQGVCFIDEQTGKIEVAKEIIPTDQRDILRFNDGGVDAKGRFWLGEIDKKVMALGAGASLDNYGTPKGRLWRYDPDGSLHLMIEGGIISGNGLAWSPDNKTMYFNDSTAFLVWAYDFDLETGSISNRRLLIDRRTSFGEPDGMVVDTAGNIWIAMFGSNRVMVFAPDGRHLKDITLPARNPTCTTWGGKSFDTLYVASAMDRRLNANAEDEGGHMFRFQPTDARGQPKYEFNG; encoded by the exons ATGGCAGGAGTCAAGTCCATTGACGGCGGCGCAAAATGGTACACCTGCCGCGAGCGCATGGTGCTGGGAGAAGCCCCCATTTTCAGAGCCAGCGACTCGACCCTGCACTGGGTTGATCCACTTTCAGAACCTGCGAGGCTGTATATTCTCCAGGTAGACGAATCTGGCTCGCCAGTTGGAGAGGCGCGGGTTCTTGATCTCGAGGATAGTGTGACGGTGGTGTGCTTCCGGAAGGATAAACCGGGGTACATCGCTGCATACTATCAAGGGGTTTGCTTCATTGATGAGCAGACTGGGAAGATTGAAGTTGCCAAGGAAATCATCCCGACAGACCAGCGCGATATTCTCCGGTTCAATGATGGAGGGGTCGATGCAAAAGGTCGTTTCTGGCTGGGTGAGATTGACAAGAAGGTCATGGCGCTTGGGGCTGGTGCATCGCTGGATAATTATGGGACGCCGAAAGGTCGTCTATGGAGGTATGACCCGGATGGAAGCCTGCATTTGATGATTGAGGGTGGGATTATCTCTGGCAATGGACTGGCCTGGAGTCCGGACAATAAGACCA TGTACTTCAACGACTCCACGGCCTTCCTTGTCTGGGCATATGACTTTGACCTGGAGACAGGAAGTATATCCAACAGACGCTTGCTCATTGACCGCCGCACATCGTTCGGAGAGCCTGATGGGATGGTCGTAGA CACCGCTGGAAACATCTGGATTGCCATGTTCGGCTCGAACCGTGTAATGGTATTCGCGCCAGATGGACGCCATCTGAAGGACATTACTTTGCCTGCTCGAAATCCCACCTGTACGACCTGGGGAGGCAAGAGTTTCGATACGTTGTACGTGGCCAGTGCCATGGACCGGCGCCTGAATGCAAatgccgaggatgagggaggACATATGTTTAGATTTCAACCGACAGACGCGCGAGGACAGCCAAAGTACGAGTTTAATGGTTAG
- a CDS encoding uncharacterized protein (COG:S;~EggNog:ENOG410PU4K;~TransMembrane:1 (o210-234i)), with translation MVAVNELTTQFSMDAIFTPPSPCSTSWTFEPQGANGVESGLVIQNAVSFVSSCFPSDFDQVGRMQGSLVYSPGWCPKGYTSADVAIDREVTTAICCLSDFGYTTEVLKYGDGGSDTYAGCTSVFSKGSSTIVPVRQETTSTRVIGPVTMWAQPITVALESSDTSLFVPPTSSTPSVARETSTTPTPRPSSTDDTSSDSAESSSGQLSSSAGIGIGVGVGVGGFAILAAVGLWLWRSRKIKRRREQDQMTMGTAGYTQPDMPYSPVKESAPVLEEMDGSNGGPDRHRDVRHELA, from the exons ATGGTGGCCGTCAACGAACTGACTACTCAATTTTCCATGGATGCTATTTTCACACCCCCATCACCATGTTCAACCTCTTGGACTTTCGAGCCCCAGGGTGCAAATGGCGTCGAGTCCGGCCTGGTAATCCAAAATGCTGTTTCCTTTGTGTCTTCCTGCTTTCCCTCAGATTTCGACCAGGTTGGACGCATGCAGGGGTCTCTCGTCTACAGTCCTGGCTGGTGCCCTAAGGGCTACACCTCCGCCGACGTAGCTATCGATAGAGAGGTAACGACAGCCATCTGCTGTCTCTC TGACTTTGGCTATACCACCGAAGTACTAAAATACGGCGATGGCGGCTCAGACACATACGCCGGGTGCACAAGCGTGTTCTCAAAGGGAAGCTCGACAATCGTGCCCGTTCGGCAGGAGACCACGTCAACTAGGGTTATCGGGCCTGTTACGATGTGGGCTCAGCCTATTACTGTTGCACTGGAGTCCAGCGACACGAGCCTGTTCGTTCCGCCAACGTCCTCCACCCCCTCTGTTGCCCGTGAGACCAGCACCACCCCGACGCCCAGACCAAGCTCTACAGACGACACCTCCTCTGACAGCGCGGAGTCCTCATCCGGCCAGCTATCATCCAGTGCTGGGATAGGTAtaggagtgggagtgggtgTCGGAGGATTCGCGATATTGGCTGCTGTAgggctctggctctggcgttCCCGAAAGATAAAGCGGAGGCGAGAACAGGATCAAATGACAATGGGAACTGCTGGATATACCCAGCCAGATATGCCATACAGCCCCGTGAAGGAGTCTGCGCCGGTATTGGAGGAAATGGACGGGTCGAATGGCGGGCCTGATAGGCATCGCGATGTGCGTCATGAGCTTGCTTAG
- a CDS encoding uncharacterized protein (CAZy:GT34;~COG:S;~EggNog:ENOG410PR8D;~InterPro:IPR029044,IPR008630;~TransMembrane:1 (i31-49o);~go_component: GO:0016021 - integral component of membrane [Evidence IEA];~go_function: GO:0016757 - transferase activity, transferring glycosyl groups [Evidence IEA]), protein MGRTAKASYFATPLNPFPMNRTRRPLRLRPVVQVAIALLALFSLINLFSKYPDVKTDDVPRPTVGKVMMIYGNNPVYQRAVKTHQNHCERWGYPLFLLQTEILDGVWNKLAYLSSLIVQELEKPEAERLEWLFWVDSDSVLMNPNMRLETFLPPPHLSDIHIVLTEDWNGMNAGVFPIRVHPWSIKLLSAAIALPIMNPDIKLFWEEQSAVVKVLEKEYFSQSAAYVPLRWFNAYMRSPDGESLNPDSVEDLQVHPGDLLVHFPGTPRDHFNETLSPYLAIAEQHRSDWEVPVEQTVYPAETEDFWRNYAMERGIVSPESIYIEEPV, encoded by the exons ATGGGAAGAACTGCGAAGGCATCTTACTTTGCGACACCATTGAATCCATTTCCCATGAACCGTACACGGAGACCTCTCAGGTTAAGGCCTGTCGTTCAAGTGGCGATAGCTTTGTTGGCGCTATTCTCCCTTATCAACCTCTTTTCCAAATACC CCGATGTGAAGACGGACGATGTACCCCGGCCAACGGTTGGCaaggtgatgatgatttACGGCAACAATCCTGTGTACCAACGCGCAGTCAAGACACATCAGAACCACTGCGAGCGATGGGGCTATCCGCTGTTCCTCCTACAGACAGAGATCCTGGATGGGGTATGGAATAAGCTAGCATACCTTTCTTCTCTCATCGTCCAAGAACTGGAGAAACCCGAGGCAGAGCGACTGGAATGGTTATT CTGGGTTGACAGCGACTCGGTTCTCATGAATCCAAATATGCGATTGGAAACattcctccctcccccccATCTATCCGACATCCACATCGTTCTCACCGAAGACTGGAACGGGATGAACGCAGGCGTCTTCCCTATCCGAGTCCATCCATGGTCCATCAAGCTCCTCTCGGCTGCAATCGCCCTCCCGATCATGAACCCCGACATCAAGCTCTTCTGGGAGGAGCAGTCTGCCGTGGTTAAAGTTCTTGAGAAGGAGTACTTTTCCCAATCGGCTGCCTATGTTCCGCTGCGCTGGTTCAATGCCTACATGCGTTCGCCTGACGGAGAGAGCTTGAACCCGGACTCGGTGGAAGACTTGCAAGTACATCCTGGTGACCTGCTTGTCCACTTCCCTGGGACTCCTCGAGATCACTTCAATGAGACTCTCAGCCCGTACCTGGCCATTGCGGAGCAGCATCGCAGTGACTGGGAGGTCCCGGTAGAGCAGACAGTGTATCCTGCGGAAACCGAGGATTTTTGGCGGAATTATGCTATGGAACGGGGGATTGTGTCTCCAGAATCGATTTATATAGAGGAACCGGTGTAG
- a CDS encoding uncharacterized protein (COG:G;~EggNog:ENOG410QDJA;~InterPro:IPR020846,IPR011701,IPR036259;~PFAM:PF07690;~TransMembrane:12 (i53-73o93-115i122-140o152-172i184-203o215-235i285-309o321-344i351-369o375-398i410-430o442-463i);~go_function: GO:0022857 - transmembrane transporter activity [Evidence IEA];~go_process: GO:0055085 - transmembrane transport [Evidence IEA]) has product MEKSQSMGEAPEAQKEGIFPATKQRTNEVDLGEVLELELDPEEANRVRRKLDLILLPLMCFAYFLQFVDKLILSQATLFNLREDLNLHGNQYSWTSAIFYFGYLAWSWPSSYLIVRLPIGKYLGTTIFLWGGILMCHAASKNFAGLMTARFFLGVGEAAVAPGFSLIVGMFYTRREQPLRQSAWYFGNCLGALLGGLIGYGIGHIDAPGVNRWQLLFIILGAITSAFGIVIIVVLPDSPAQVIFLTKAERTIALRRTLENKTGLLDNRKFRWDQARQAIMDPQTWLLVLFTICVNFANGGLTSFLAILINGFGFGTFQSLLLQMPSGAVEIIALVITSTVATYVRSTRIAMLALCTAVSVVGMAMVWKINPDEKAARLVGLSLGIAYAMGIPISMSLMSSNVASFTKRSVVSALIFMAYCVGNIVGPQFFLESEAPSYPTGIKAALSGLVLGIFWLGCLFAYYTWENKRRDRLYGRPSDISTADEMQDELSNKTDREIQSFRYVL; this is encoded by the exons ATGGAGAAATCACAGAGCATGGGAGAGGCCCCAGAAGCCCAGAAGGAGGGCATCTTCCCTGCCACGAAGCAGAGAACAAATGAAGTGGATCTGGGGGAAGTCCTCGAGCTTGAACTGGACCCTGAAGAGGCCAACAGAGTGCGCCGGAAACTCGATTTAAT CCTGCTCCCGTTGATGTGCTTCGCCTACTTCTTACAGTTCGTGGACAAGCTGATTCTCAGCCAAGCGACGCTCTTCAATCTGCGTGAAGACCTG AACTTGCACGGAAACCAGTATTCGTGGACCTCGGCCATCTTCTACTTTGGGTATCTCGCATGGAGCTGGCCGAGCTCGTATCTGATCGTTCGGCTGCCTATTGGGAAGTACCTGGGAACTACAAT CTTCCTCTGGGGAGGCATTCTCATGTGCCACGCAGCAAGCAAGAACTTCGCTGGCCTCATGACCGCCAGATTCTTCCTAGGTGTAGGAGAGGCTGCAGTTGCCCCTGGATTCTCATTGATCGTTGGGATGTTCTATACAAGAAGAGAGCAGCCTCTACG TCAATCCGCATGGTACTTCGGAAACTGTCTCGGCGCCCTACTAGGAGGTCTAATCGGCTACGGCATCGGTCATATCGATGCCCCCGGCGTAAACCGCTGGCAGctgctcttcatcatcctgggAGCCATTACATCGGCCTTTGGCATCGTCAttatcgtcgtcctccccgACTCGCCCGCACAGGTAATCTTCCTGACCAAGGCCGAGCGCACGATCGCACTGCGTCGCACGTTAGAGAACAAAACCGGTCTCCTGGATAACAGGAAATTCCGATGGGATCAGGCCAGACAGGCGATCATGGATCCGCAGACCTGGCTCCTTGTTCTGTTTACCATCTGTGTCAATTTCGCCAATGGCGGTCTTACCAGT ttcctcgccatcctcatcaacggCTTCGGGTTTGGAACGTTCCAATCTCTCCTCCTGCAGATGCCATCTGGTGCTGTGGAGATCATTGCCCTCGTTATTACATCTACAGTGGCTACGTACGTCCGTTCGACGCGTATCGCCATGCTAGCCCTGTGCACTGCCGTCTCAGTCGTGGGAATGGCCATGGTTTGGAAGATTAATCCAGACGAAAAAGCGGCGAGACTTGTTGGGCTGTCGCTGGGGATTGCGTATGCAATGGGAATCCCGATATCCATGAGTTTGATGTCGTCGAATGTCGCTAGTTTCACGAAGCGCAGTGTTGTCAGTGCCTTGATCTTCATGGCGTACTGTGTGGGTAATATTGTTGGCCCGCAGTTCTTCCTGGAGTCAGAGGCGCCGTCTTATCCG ACTGGAATCAAAGCTGCCCTGTCTGGGCTGGTACTCGGGATCTTCTGGCTTGGGTGCCTGTTTGCGTACTACACCTGGGAGAATAAGCGTCGTGACAGGCTGTATGGCCGTCCATCGGATATCTCTACTGCGGATGAGATGCAGGATGAGCTGTCGAATAAGACAGATAGGGAGATCCAGAGTTTTAGATATGTTCTGTGA
- a CDS encoding uncharacterized protein (COG:G;~EggNog:ENOG410PHYX;~InterPro:IPR011701,IPR036259;~PFAM:PF07690;~TransMembrane:11 (o45-65i72-91o97-120i132-154o166-188i236-261o281-299i311-329o341-360i372-394o406-426i);~go_function: GO:0022857 - transmembrane transporter activity [Evidence IEA];~go_process: GO:0055085 - transmembrane transport [Evidence IEA]): MDLTLMTFGCLGTFIKYLDKSNLQNAFVSGMKEEMSLYGNQEMNYANTAYAVANIIAIWPVNLLLTRTNPRWFIPFLEIGWTIITFAQSSMSKPVHMYVLRAILVVFETGHFSAMMYLCGAWYQKEELSRRIAIINMTTAIGPMFSSYLQAAAYNGLNGVHGKAGWRWLFIIDGVISLGVILPQILFYPDVPARQKPDRLFTAREIELARNRNPKEGRVRQGQFTMKQIKRWFFTLDIWLLWLISFCNCVCQQPLLSMSYWLKAWNEIKPGSYTVAQINNYTTPIQAIIVIITLSMAWTSDTLLHGRRWPLLVLGSTSAAIIFLTLASTPVFPTNRAGRWTLYYLSGLCQASCSMFWAWTQDTLSGDPATRAFASAGLNVWAYVADATIPLGLFKTVDQPGVVSGNYAAAGFAVLHSLTALLLAYVQYRRGGGREEGVGVEEGEGNRVEEGGNKSASVVRESTV, translated from the exons ATGGACCTCACGCTTATGACGTTCGGCTGCCTGGGCACATTTATCAAGTACTTGGATAA GTCCAACCTCCAGAATGCATTCGTCAGTGGGATGAAGGAAGAGATGTCCCTGTATGGGAAT CAGGAAATGAATTACGCCAACACCGCATACGCAGTTGCCAAT ATAATTGCAATATGGCCAGtgaacctcctcctcacgcGCACAAACCCGCGCTGGTTCATCCCCTTCCTCGAAATCGGATGGACGATTATCACCTTCGCGCAGTCTTCAATGTCAAAACCAGTCCACATGTACGTGCTGCGAGCAATACTGGTGGTATTTGAGACCGGCCATTTCTCGGCCATGATGTACCTCTGCGGTGCGTGGTACCAGAAGGAGGAATTGTCGCGGCGCATCGCTATCATCAACATGACCACGGCGATAGGGCCGATGTTTTCGAGTTATCTGCAGGCCGCGGCGTATAATGGATTGAATGGTGTACATGGGAAGGCTGggtggcggtggttgttTATTATTGATG GCGTTATATCGTTAGGGGTTATTCTGCCTCAAATCCTCTTCTATCCCGACGTCCCAGCTCGCCAGAAGCCGGATCGTCTATTTACTGCCAGG GAAATCGAACTGGCACGAAATCGAAACCCAAAGGAAGGACGAGTCAGACAGGGCCAATTTACAATGAAACAAATCAAGAGATGGTTTTTCACATTGGATATA TGGCTCCTCTGGTTAATCTCCTT CTGCAACTGCGTCTGCCAACAACCACTGCTATCCATGTCCTACTGGCTCAAAGCCTGGAACGAAATAAAGCCAGGCTCCTACACCGTCGCCCAAATCA ACAACTACACAACCCCCATCCAAGCCATAATCGTCATAATCACCCTCTCCATGGCCTGGACAAGcgacaccctcctccacgGGCGCCGCTGGCCccttctcgttctcggcaGCACATCCGCAGCAATAatcttcctcaccctcgccagCACACCCGTCTTCCCCACCAACCGCGCAGGCCGGTGGACACTCTACTACCTCTCCGGGCTCTGCCAGGCAAGCTGTTCCATGTTCTGGGCGTGGACGCAGGATACACTCTCCGGGGACccggcgacgagggcgtttGCGAGTGCGGGTCTGAATGTGTGGGCTTATGTTGCCGATGCGACGATTCCGTTGGGGCTGTTTAAGACTGTGGATCAGCCCGGTGTTGTGAGTGGGAATTATGCCGCGGCGGGGTTTGCGGTGCTGCATTCGCTGACGGCATTGCTTTTGGCTTATGTGCAGTATcggaggggaggggggagggaggagggtgtAGGTGTCGAGGAGGGTGAAGGTAATCGTGTGGAAGAGGGTGGGAATAAGAGTGCGTCTGTAGTGAGGGAATCTACAGTTTAA